Proteins found in one Haemorhous mexicanus isolate bHaeMex1 chromosome 23, bHaeMex1.pri, whole genome shotgun sequence genomic segment:
- the CLDN19 gene encoding claudin-19 isoform X2, with protein sequence MGGGARELAGYLAALAGWVAGLAAAVLPQWRQSSYAGDAIITAVGLHEGLWMSCAAQSTGQQQCRLHDSLLSLEVHIQTCRALMVISLLLGFFGIIVSVVGMKCTKVGEEDPVTKSRIAVAGGLCTLAAVSLYATQVTYEFFSESTIPINARYEFGSALFVGWGAASLSMLGGSLLCCSCPAKVRRGQQYHQQSQPSTAREYV encoded by the exons ATGGGCGGCGGGGCACGGGAGCTGGCCGGGTATCTGGCGGCGCTGGCCGGCTGGGTGGCGGGGCTGGCGGCCGCCGTGCTGCCGCAGTGGCGGCAGAGCTCGTACGCTGGGGACGCCATCATCACGGCCGTGGGGCTCCACGAGGGGCTGTGGATGAGTTGCGCCGCCCAGAGCAccgggcagcagcagtgccGCCTGCACGACTCGCTGCTCTCCCTCGAAG TTCACATCCAGACATGCCGGGCTCTCATGGTCATTTCTCTCCTCCTGGGCTTCTTTGGCATCATCGTGAGCGTGGTGGGCATGAAATGCACCAAAGTTGGGGAGGAGGATCCTGTCACCAAAAGCCGCATAGCTGTTGCTGGAG GTCTGTGCACACTGGCTGCTGTGTCGTTGTATGCAACACAGGTGACCTATGAGTTCTTCAGCGAGAGCACCATCCCCATCAACGCTAG GTACGAATTCGGCTCTGCTCTCTTCGTGGGCTGGGGGGCCGCCAGCCTCTCCATGTTGGGGGGgtctctcctgtgctgctcctgccctgccaaggTGCGCCGAGGACAGCAGTACCATCAGCAGTCACAGCCCTCCACAGCCCGGGAGTATGTCTGA
- the CLDN19 gene encoding claudin-19 isoform X1 — MGGGARELAGYLAALAGWVAGLAAAVLPQWRQSSYAGDAIITAVGLHEGLWMSCAAQSTGQQQCRLHDSLLSLEVHIQTCRALMVISLLLGFFGIIVSVVGMKCTKVGEEDPVTKSRIAVAGGILFVLSGLCTLAAVSLYATQVTYEFFSESTIPINARYEFGSALFVGWGAASLSMLGGSLLCCSCPAKVRRGQQYHQQSQPSTAREYV; from the exons ATGGGCGGCGGGGCACGGGAGCTGGCCGGGTATCTGGCGGCGCTGGCCGGCTGGGTGGCGGGGCTGGCGGCCGCCGTGCTGCCGCAGTGGCGGCAGAGCTCGTACGCTGGGGACGCCATCATCACGGCCGTGGGGCTCCACGAGGGGCTGTGGATGAGTTGCGCCGCCCAGAGCAccgggcagcagcagtgccGCCTGCACGACTCGCTGCTCTCCCTCGAAG TTCACATCCAGACATGCCGGGCTCTCATGGTCATTTCTCTCCTCCTGGGCTTCTTTGGCATCATCGTGAGCGTGGTGGGCATGAAATGCACCAAAGTTGGGGAGGAGGATCCTGTCACCAAAAGCCGCATAGCTGTTGCTGGAGGTATTCTCTTCGTTCTCTCTG GTCTGTGCACACTGGCTGCTGTGTCGTTGTATGCAACACAGGTGACCTATGAGTTCTTCAGCGAGAGCACCATCCCCATCAACGCTAG GTACGAATTCGGCTCTGCTCTCTTCGTGGGCTGGGGGGCCGCCAGCCTCTCCATGTTGGGGGGgtctctcctgtgctgctcctgccctgccaaggTGCGCCGAGGACAGCAGTACCATCAGCAGTCACAGCCCTCCACAGCCCGGGAGTATGTCTGA